The Calditrichota bacterium genome has a segment encoding these proteins:
- a CDS encoding sigma-54-dependent Fis family transcriptional regulator — protein MSKIKAKILIVDDEKNLLKTLKDSLSLEGYHVMTASNGRNALQILTMQPVDVVLTDVKMPGMSGFQLLKEVKKRWPETHVIVMTGYGSIQSAVESIQQGAANYILKPIHVEDLLRNLSELIHGPLSHNMLRINEDAAFVVGDVVIIGSSPPMKRVFNTLKKVAATDLPVLILGESGTGKELIASALHNLSTRSQKAFIKLNCAALPENLLESELFGYEAGAFTDARKPKAGKLELVEGGTLFLDEIGDMAYPMQAKLLRVLEYHEFERLGSTKTLKSDFRILAATNQNLFKKIESNEFREDLFYRLNTITLELPSLREMKEDIPNLLNFFLQDYCERYHLPVPEVSREARDILMKYRWPGNIREFRNVIQRAVVLSDGKEIRPSDLPHYMWKVQSASTSSLEFTDNIPSLEELEREHIRRILEITHGNKNRTAAILHIHRDTLYRKLRKYNLE, from the coding sequence ATGAGCAAAATCAAAGCCAAAATCCTTATTGTCGACGACGAAAAAAATCTCCTGAAAACCTTGAAAGATTCTCTTTCGCTGGAGGGCTATCATGTGATGACGGCCTCCAACGGGCGGAATGCACTGCAGATTCTAACCATGCAGCCCGTAGATGTGGTTCTTACGGATGTAAAAATGCCCGGAATGTCTGGCTTTCAACTCCTGAAAGAAGTGAAGAAGAGGTGGCCCGAGACGCACGTAATTGTTATGACGGGGTACGGCTCCATTCAATCGGCAGTTGAAAGTATTCAGCAGGGCGCCGCAAACTACATTCTGAAACCCATCCACGTGGAAGACCTTTTGAGGAATCTTTCCGAATTGATCCACGGGCCTCTTTCACACAACATGCTCAGAATTAATGAGGACGCTGCGTTTGTCGTTGGAGATGTGGTCATTATTGGCAGTTCCCCTCCGATGAAGCGCGTTTTCAATACCCTTAAAAAAGTGGCGGCAACCGATTTGCCTGTGCTTATTTTGGGAGAAAGCGGCACCGGAAAGGAATTGATTGCCAGTGCCCTGCACAATTTGAGTACACGTTCCCAGAAGGCGTTCATAAAGCTCAACTGTGCGGCCCTACCAGAGAATCTGTTGGAAAGCGAGCTTTTTGGCTATGAAGCGGGGGCGTTTACCGATGCCCGGAAGCCAAAAGCCGGAAAATTGGAATTGGTTGAAGGAGGCACACTTTTCCTGGATGAAATCGGCGACATGGCATATCCCATGCAGGCCAAATTACTCCGTGTACTGGAGTATCATGAATTTGAACGGTTGGGCAGTACAAAGACCCTGAAATCTGATTTTCGAATTTTGGCCGCAACCAACCAAAATCTGTTCAAAAAGATTGAATCAAATGAGTTTCGGGAAGATTTGTTTTACAGACTGAACACGATTACCCTTGAGCTTCCCTCCCTGCGGGAAATGAAAGAAGACATCCCCAATCTCTTGAATTTCTTTCTGCAGGATTATTGCGAGCGCTACCACCTGCCGGTTCCGGAGGTTTCCAGGGAGGCACGTGACATCCTCATGAAGTATCGATGGCCCGGCAACATCCGGGAGTTCAGAAATGTGATTCAACGAGCCGTTGTTCTCAGTGACGGAAAAGAGATTCGGCCATCCGACCTGCCCCATTACATGTGGAAGGTTCAATCTGCCTCCACTTCCTCCCTGGAGTTCACCGACAACATTCCGTCGCTTGAAGAGCTGGAACGGGAACATATTCGCCGCATTCTGGAAATTACCCACGGAAACAAAAACCGCACCGCAGCCATTTTGCATATTCACAGAGACACCCTGTACCGGAAGTTGAGAAAGTACAATCTGGAATAG
- a CDS encoding response regulator — MRLLLIENDSTHGKVLKDVFSLWGHDVGLCLSAKELSNHLQKSDWNGVVTELAIPGMEKYQVISRVKEEMPWVPVIVLTENGSIKSAVRAIQMGADEFFVKPLEVNQLQAVLGQISRNMRKWEETEYLQSDLKNTSRRMQFQLQKIYRLLERTRKDELKLRFIQRNSLNSISEGLLMLDETGIVYLLNDKMARFLGIPDAGSVNGKNLFQEIPELKATRLFQVFQDFLENQKGLKIDHFTLRDDPRSDCEPVELSIAGSRFNTKDSLFSGVIFIMKKGTGHEC, encoded by the coding sequence ATGCGACTGCTTTTGATTGAGAATGATTCTACACACGGAAAAGTATTAAAGGACGTCTTTTCACTTTGGGGTCATGATGTGGGGTTGTGCCTTTCCGCCAAGGAGTTGTCAAATCATTTGCAAAAAAGTGATTGGAATGGCGTGGTGACGGAGCTGGCCATTCCGGGGATGGAAAAATATCAGGTCATTTCACGGGTAAAAGAGGAAATGCCCTGGGTGCCTGTGATTGTTCTTACGGAAAATGGTTCGATCAAATCGGCCGTGCGAGCCATTCAAATGGGGGCAGACGAATTTTTTGTTAAGCCGTTAGAAGTTAACCAATTACAGGCCGTCCTGGGTCAAATCAGCAGGAATATGCGCAAATGGGAAGAAACCGAGTATTTACAATCCGATCTGAAAAATACGTCGCGCAGGATGCAATTTCAACTTCAGAAAATCTATCGTCTTCTGGAGAGGACCCGGAAGGATGAGCTGAAATTACGGTTTATCCAAAGGAATTCACTCAATTCGATTTCAGAGGGTCTTTTAATGCTGGACGAGACAGGCATCGTGTATCTTCTGAATGATAAAATGGCCCGTTTTTTGGGAATCCCGGATGCGGGATCGGTGAATGGCAAAAACCTGTTTCAAGAAATTCCGGAGTTGAAAGCCACCCGGCTGTTTCAGGTTTTTCAAGACTTTTTGGAGAATCAAAAAGGCCTCAAAATTGACCATTTTACATTGCGAGATGATCCGAGATCAGATTGTGAACCCGTTGAATTGAGTATCGCGGGGAGCCGTTTCAATACCAAAGACAGTCTATTCAGCGGTGTGATTTTCATTATGAAGAAAGGAACAGGTCATGAGTGTTAA
- a CDS encoding sigma-54-dependent Fis family transcriptional regulator yields MSVNSLDSHWHQILIENLDVFYPKGKVPLILPFNDREELKKKLFQRNLHRMLSYKTPVFVTGAKGVGKEYWARYIHSNSPFRNGPFIVVDTEAIPPSFLEFYLFGKEGENRETSSKIQRTGKIQQAVGGTLYLTEVTILSYMVQKRLYQLIQRKRTLNQEHEQSRPFRLIVGSRFHLNDIAERKLLVKDFFYRVSIYNLALNPLRQRPDNIPSLVSVFIKLYSKVLKKSVSIAAADVLGFLREYDWPGNIDELREVVFESVNRAKNGEKILQRHHLPESFWHRLKGPLS; encoded by the coding sequence ATGAGTGTTAATTCATTGGATTCACACTGGCACCAAATTCTCATTGAAAATCTGGATGTTTTTTATCCCAAAGGGAAGGTCCCTCTTATTCTGCCCTTTAACGATCGTGAAGAACTCAAAAAAAAGCTCTTTCAGAGAAATCTTCATCGGATGCTTTCCTATAAAACCCCAGTGTTCGTTACCGGAGCAAAGGGGGTGGGGAAGGAATATTGGGCGCGTTACATCCATTCCAACAGTCCGTTTCGAAACGGTCCGTTTATTGTGGTGGATACCGAGGCTATTCCGCCCTCGTTTTTGGAATTCTATCTTTTCGGGAAAGAAGGCGAAAACCGGGAAACATCCTCAAAAATTCAGAGAACGGGGAAAATTCAGCAGGCCGTGGGCGGAACGCTCTACCTGACGGAGGTCACCATTCTTTCGTACATGGTGCAAAAACGCCTGTATCAGCTCATTCAGCGAAAGCGAACACTCAATCAGGAACACGAACAGTCCCGGCCCTTTCGACTCATTGTCGGCAGCCGGTTTCATTTGAACGACATTGCTGAGCGGAAGCTGCTGGTTAAAGATTTCTTCTATCGGGTGTCCATTTACAATTTGGCACTGAATCCCCTGCGTCAGCGCCCGGATAATATTCCCAGTTTGGTGTCTGTTTTTATAAAGCTTTACAGCAAGGTTCTGAAAAAGTCGGTGAGCATTGCTGCGGCGGATGTTCTTGGATTTTTGCGGGAATATGACTGGCCGGGCAATATCGACGAACTGCGTGAGGTTGTTTTTGAAAGTGTGAACCGGGCAAAAAACGGGGAAAAAATTCTCCAGAGACATCATTTGCCGGAAAGTTTCTGGCATCGGTTGAAAGGGCCATTGAGCTAA
- a CDS encoding polysaccharide biosynthesis tyrosine autokinase, which yields MDNGINLSEHIRILYRHRKLILLSTLLVTALVFIMSRFEKPQFTSTVKLAIFDRALTDVIQDNIDTKTHLTIANQLDILESQDFKYRVAKALPPAVYASLTSTNPSTVDKVKLFIKKVFGFKTVELTPEAQVVENLGRIVTAKHRGGGVIQIQAVSQNPRKAQIIAKITADEFVKFNIENLRDRLGILRNFFSEQIQNAYKKLKEAEDELERYKQSKGLPSNQSQSFELSGRLNSIENAYIEVKTQHSLARDRLKMINKKLAELAQKFPAIQNIEKKVPQVGVLKDKLIALEKQRMLASAIYTNQHPKLVAINQQIDQTVKDLRRLIGGVSGKNAPSIQTVFSWQDLYIEKIFTEVEISTLKNKEASYKVLAEDYKKKLLYDMPKRERHLYELVQNVNTQRLNYQSLVNNNEKIQMVEAEKVGNVQVLMPASFPGAPNKQHRSVKIIFGAILGLIFGIGLAYAVEWQNVSLRTIEEVEERLNVPVLTAIPDFYSLRKGKPASGRENDSSQKSRLASSLDNVYVYHYPYSPASESLRRLQTQLELILSKDEGIGHVVLLTSAGPNEGKSTVAANLAVAMAQTNKHVVLIDSDLRRPTLHKFFNVHRSDGLVDILSDDVYIGGLVTRMPGVKKRLELVTSGRSVTNPMAVFSSAKLPRFLDELRRAYDYVVIDTPPLISFADSLLLGKYADGIVLIIEAGKTQESAVKQCLKMIDKADAPFLGVVINKLNFKNEYGPYNYYSSYYKDYYREKERPAQPLIKNLSGLLQTDKKNTKNTPDNSQADTTTKINSGVKDS from the coding sequence ATGGATAATGGCATTAACTTAAGCGAACACATTCGAATTTTGTACCGTCATCGGAAGCTCATTCTGCTTTCCACACTTTTAGTGACGGCTTTGGTGTTCATCATGTCTCGATTTGAAAAGCCCCAATTTACATCGACCGTAAAACTGGCTATTTTTGATCGGGCTCTTACGGATGTTATTCAGGACAATATCGACACAAAAACGCACCTGACCATTGCCAATCAACTGGATATTCTTGAAAGCCAGGATTTCAAATATCGCGTGGCCAAGGCCTTGCCTCCGGCCGTTTACGCCAGCTTGACGTCAACCAATCCCTCAACAGTGGATAAGGTCAAACTTTTTATCAAGAAGGTATTTGGCTTCAAAACGGTGGAATTGACCCCTGAAGCGCAGGTCGTGGAAAATCTGGGCAGGATTGTTACGGCCAAGCATCGGGGCGGCGGGGTCATTCAAATTCAGGCGGTTTCACAGAACCCCAGGAAGGCACAGATTATTGCCAAGATCACGGCCGATGAATTTGTCAAATTCAATATTGAGAATCTGAGGGATCGGCTGGGGATTTTGCGCAACTTCTTTTCCGAGCAAATCCAGAATGCTTACAAAAAACTTAAAGAAGCGGAAGATGAACTGGAGCGCTACAAGCAAAGCAAGGGGCTGCCGTCTAACCAGAGTCAGTCGTTCGAGCTTTCAGGGCGGCTCAATTCAATTGAGAATGCCTACATCGAAGTGAAAACACAGCACAGTCTGGCCCGGGACCGCCTGAAAATGATCAACAAAAAGCTGGCGGAACTGGCGCAAAAGTTCCCGGCTATTCAGAACATCGAAAAAAAGGTGCCCCAGGTGGGGGTTTTAAAAGACAAGCTGATTGCGCTTGAAAAACAGCGGATGCTGGCTTCTGCAATTTACACCAACCAACATCCCAAGCTGGTTGCCATTAATCAGCAAATTGACCAGACGGTAAAGGATCTGCGGCGGCTTATCGGGGGCGTTTCGGGGAAGAATGCCCCATCGATTCAAACCGTATTTAGCTGGCAGGATCTGTACATCGAAAAAATATTTACGGAAGTTGAAATCTCCACATTGAAGAACAAAGAGGCCAGTTACAAGGTTCTTGCTGAGGATTACAAGAAAAAGCTTTTGTACGATATGCCCAAGCGGGAAAGACATCTGTACGAGCTGGTGCAAAATGTGAACACGCAGCGTTTGAATTACCAGTCGCTGGTGAATAACAATGAAAAAATACAGATGGTGGAGGCAGAAAAAGTGGGGAATGTACAGGTTTTAATGCCTGCCTCCTTTCCCGGAGCGCCCAATAAACAGCATCGAAGCGTAAAGATTATTTTTGGGGCCATTCTCGGGCTAATTTTCGGGATCGGCCTGGCGTACGCCGTGGAGTGGCAAAATGTCAGTCTCCGCACCATTGAAGAGGTTGAAGAGCGCCTAAACGTGCCGGTTTTAACGGCCATTCCCGATTTTTATTCCCTGCGAAAGGGAAAACCGGCGTCGGGCCGGGAAAACGATTCGTCCCAAAAGTCCCGTCTGGCGAGCAGTCTGGATAACGTGTACGTGTACCATTATCCCTATTCTCCGGCTTCCGAAAGCCTGCGCCGCCTGCAAACGCAACTGGAGCTTATCCTCTCAAAAGACGAAGGCATCGGGCATGTGGTGTTGTTGACCAGTGCGGGGCCCAACGAAGGGAAATCGACCGTTGCCGCGAATTTGGCTGTCGCCATGGCGCAGACCAATAAGCATGTGGTTTTGATCGATTCGGATTTGCGGCGGCCGACCCTCCACAAGTTTTTCAACGTGCATCGAAGCGATGGTTTGGTGGATATTCTGTCGGACGATGTGTACATCGGCGGACTTGTAACGCGGATGCCGGGGGTGAAAAAACGGCTGGAATTGGTTACGAGCGGCCGCTCTGTCACGAATCCGATGGCTGTTTTTTCGTCCGCCAAACTGCCGCGATTTTTGGATGAACTTCGCCGGGCCTACGATTACGTTGTCATCGATACGCCGCCCCTGATTTCGTTTGCCGATTCCCTGTTGCTTGGAAAATATGCCGATGGAATTGTTCTGATTATTGAGGCCGGGAAAACTCAGGAATCGGCGGTGAAGCAGTGTTTGAAAATGATTGACAAAGCCGATGCTCCCTTTCTCGGCGTGGTTATTAATAAACTGAATTTTAAGAATGAATACGGTCCGTATAATTATTACAGCTCGTATTATAAGGATTACTACCGAGAGAAAGAACGGCCGGCACAGCCTCTCATCAAAAATCTGAGCGGGCTTCTGCAAACGGATAAGAAGAATACCAAAAATACACCCGACAACTCACAGGCAGACACAACAACGAAAATCAATTCAGGAGTGAAGGATAGCTGA
- a CDS encoding GNAT family N-acetyltransferase, whose translation MDFEILTHERAFWNLRAAWNALNRESLRPNLTGSHEWIWTWWKAFGSSGTLWILVAKENGKITGIAPFMKTRIFKYGTRLRTIQFLANAHSNKAGFLVAGNAGHFFDELANFLYERRAEFDFLNFMLLPEHDPFVKMVKFRQTADHFFWGIRPGTASPVVRLEPEFDAYLSKLSKKSRYNVRKKRREIEKLDGFRIRHYEDADEAEKFLACVEQIERKSWKFKEGRSLLSKEEVWNFYRAVISEMAQNQVFHGFILFLQNKPAAYEMAFASGEDLLSQKISYDEQWRAYSPGFVLKTEVIRWACETGFRTNHLLGDCEPWKLQLGGVLNPHVYVQAYRPGLHRTVLAKWEFDWVHKLGSAKRTILKVGSLS comes from the coding sequence ATGGATTTTGAAATACTAACACACGAGCGTGCGTTTTGGAATCTGAGAGCCGCCTGGAATGCCCTGAACCGGGAGTCCCTTCGTCCGAATTTGACCGGCTCACACGAATGGATTTGGACCTGGTGGAAAGCCTTTGGCTCATCGGGAACCCTCTGGATTCTTGTGGCAAAAGAGAATGGCAAAATTACGGGAATTGCTCCGTTTATGAAGACAAGGATTTTTAAATACGGGACGCGTCTCCGCACCATTCAATTTCTCGCCAATGCGCATTCCAACAAGGCCGGTTTTTTAGTGGCAGGGAATGCCGGACATTTTTTTGACGAATTGGCAAATTTTCTTTACGAGCGGCGCGCTGAATTTGATTTTCTGAATTTTATGCTGCTTCCCGAGCACGACCCATTCGTAAAAATGGTGAAATTCCGGCAAACGGCAGATCATTTTTTCTGGGGAATCCGTCCCGGAACCGCTTCTCCTGTGGTCCGGCTTGAACCGGAATTTGATGCGTATCTGTCGAAACTCTCAAAAAAGTCACGCTACAATGTAAGAAAAAAGCGGCGGGAAATCGAGAAACTGGACGGTTTTCGTATCAGACATTACGAAGACGCAGACGAGGCGGAAAAATTTTTGGCATGCGTTGAACAAATCGAACGGAAGTCCTGGAAATTTAAAGAGGGCAGGAGCCTGCTTTCGAAAGAAGAGGTCTGGAATTTTTATCGGGCCGTGATTTCGGAGATGGCCCAAAACCAGGTCTTTCACGGATTTATTTTATTTCTTCAAAATAAGCCGGCCGCTTACGAAATGGCTTTTGCATCCGGAGAGGATCTGCTCAGCCAGAAAATATCCTACGACGAGCAATGGAGAGCGTATTCCCCCGGTTTTGTTCTGAAAACCGAGGTCATCCGCTGGGCATGCGAAACAGGGTTTCGGACCAATCATCTTCTGGGCGATTGTGAGCCGTGGAAATTGCAGCTTGGCGGTGTTTTGAACCCCCACGTTTACGTGCAGGCTTATCGGCCCGGCTTGCACAGAACGGTCCTGGCCAAGTGGGAGTTTGATTGGGTTCACAAATTGGGTTCGGCGAAACGAACGATTTTAAAGGTTGGGAGTCTCTCATGA
- a CDS encoding glycosyltransferase family 4 protein: MKVGLITCWYKHQIYSNYSRELRTHLQQLGVEVKIIASECGCGLSHREKQKNLIEKPDIFLNTPYPVIRNDFPDWRRKMCFKMALGYNFKRGIAFHTACPDCDVLHFQQVNDSFGAESLTTFLARPSKAKKVVTVHELDPFQLHYRKLNRLYNRAHRVFVHSNYMKAQLMALGVEEEKLQIIPFGVDLPQLNGHRRTKIVYYGGHHLLSGKGFHPFLKAVAQLKRWGYDHPVVVHGGFSIADTIKGKRIARGLGIDSQVEWLGAVEGPGLHKIYQEGVLSVIPFTKGTGAFAATLSMANATPVVATQAVELPEYLEDAAVYVPVNDQLKLQKKMVELLSQPDARQELAQRLRRRAERIFAWPVVAKRTLEAYED; the protein is encoded by the coding sequence ATGAAAGTCGGATTGATCACCTGCTGGTACAAGCATCAAATTTACAGCAATTATTCCCGGGAATTGCGGACGCATCTTCAGCAATTGGGGGTTGAAGTAAAAATCATTGCCTCCGAATGCGGGTGCGGGCTTTCGCACCGGGAGAAACAGAAAAACCTGATTGAAAAACCGGATATTTTTCTGAACACCCCATATCCGGTCATTCGAAATGATTTTCCTGATTGGCGGAGGAAGATGTGTTTCAAGATGGCTCTCGGGTACAATTTTAAACGGGGGATCGCCTTTCATACGGCCTGTCCCGATTGTGACGTGCTTCATTTTCAGCAGGTGAACGATTCCTTTGGAGCAGAATCACTGACCACGTTTCTGGCTCGCCCGTCAAAAGCAAAAAAAGTGGTTACGGTTCACGAATTGGACCCCTTTCAATTGCATTATCGAAAATTGAACCGTCTGTACAATCGGGCGCATCGGGTGTTTGTTCACTCAAATTATATGAAAGCGCAATTAATGGCCCTGGGCGTTGAGGAAGAAAAGCTGCAAATCATTCCATTTGGAGTGGATTTGCCGCAGTTAAATGGCCACCGTCGTACCAAAATTGTGTATTACGGAGGTCATCATTTGCTTTCGGGGAAGGGATTTCATCCCTTCCTGAAAGCGGTAGCACAGTTGAAGCGGTGGGGTTATGATCATCCGGTCGTGGTTCACGGAGGATTTTCAATCGCAGACACGATTAAGGGAAAAAGAATAGCCCGGGGGCTCGGCATAGATTCACAAGTGGAATGGCTGGGGGCGGTTGAAGGGCCCGGTTTGCACAAGATCTATCAGGAAGGAGTTTTGTCTGTGATTCCTTTTACAAAGGGAACCGGAGCCTTTGCAGCCACGCTCTCGATGGCCAATGCCACGCCGGTTGTGGCCACCCAGGCCGTGGAATTGCCTGAATATCTGGAGGATGCCGCCGTTTATGTCCCGGTAAATGATCAGTTAAAGCTTCAAAAGAAAATGGTCGAATTATTATCACAGCCGGATGCGAGGCAGGAACTGGCCCAAAGGCTGCGCCGGCGGGCAGAGCGTATTTTTGCCTGGCCGGTTGTGGCCAAACGAACCCTGGAGGCGTACGAAGATTAG
- a CDS encoding polysaccharide deacetylase family protein: MFNLKSVTAEVLLGTPSVESILKKRLLKNGQSIVLNYHRLCKNEDPFFPALPVDIFQKQVEWLAENFQVLPVSELVERSRKGHPLDGTVAITFDDGYRDNYELAFPILKTLNLPATFFVTTHFIEGHIPWFDRVHYAIHKTREAFGHLKLNGKSYDLPLRSIPERLKAISFVKSRLKKIPLPVMQSYIEEIEQRLHVDPIQTDAARFMNWDQLREMASAGMEIGSHSLSHPIFSLLSTAQAQAEIAGSKTYLEEKLRQPIRSFCYPNGKSGDFTETTKKLIKDAGYRSAVTTEAGYFTAETDLYEIPRFYTSIRHPATFSLNLLLGRN; this comes from the coding sequence ATGTTTAACCTAAAATCGGTTACAGCCGAAGTCCTCCTGGGAACGCCCTCTGTGGAGTCGATCCTGAAAAAACGTCTCCTAAAAAATGGACAGTCCATTGTGCTGAATTACCACAGGCTTTGTAAAAACGAGGATCCGTTCTTCCCCGCGCTTCCGGTGGACATTTTCCAAAAGCAGGTGGAATGGCTGGCTGAAAATTTTCAGGTTTTGCCCGTGAGCGAGTTGGTTGAACGCAGCCGGAAAGGCCACCCCCTGGATGGAACCGTGGCCATTACATTTGACGACGGCTACAGGGACAATTATGAACTGGCCTTTCCCATACTAAAGACCCTGAACTTACCGGCCACTTTTTTTGTCACAACCCATTTTATTGAGGGGCACATACCCTGGTTTGACCGCGTTCACTACGCCATTCACAAAACCCGGGAGGCTTTTGGGCATCTGAAATTGAATGGGAAATCCTACGACCTCCCTCTGCGGAGTATTCCCGAACGGCTGAAGGCCATTTCATTCGTGAAAAGCAGACTCAAGAAGATACCTCTCCCGGTCATGCAGTCTTACATCGAAGAAATTGAACAGCGGCTGCATGTTGATCCGATTCAAACCGACGCCGCCCGGTTCATGAATTGGGATCAATTGCGGGAAATGGCGTCGGCGGGAATGGAGATCGGGTCGCATTCGCTTTCTCACCCTATTTTTTCTCTTTTGTCGACTGCGCAGGCGCAAGCCGAAATTGCCGGATCAAAAACCTATCTGGAAGAAAAGCTGCGCCAGCCGATCCGGTCGTTTTGCTATCCGAACGGCAAATCGGGGGATTTTACCGAAACAACGAAAAAATTGATCAAAGATGCCGGATACCGCTCGGCCGTTACAACAGAAGCGGGCTATTTCACTGCCGAAACGGATCTGTACGAAATCCCGCGTTTTTACACGAGTATTCGCCATCCGGCCACATTTTCACTAAATTTGCTTTTGGGGAGAAATTAG
- a CDS encoding GNAT family N-acetyltransferase: MRAQVEIIRSWDEFLKLRESWDDLFWAMDVKNPFLSWSWVQTWVEVYGPSYTPVIFVIKDKDHTIGIVPFYLDRRLRLGFSRHGSLRWVGDQFVSSEFLDALAPHYQKYTVWWNVINGLLETNEIDWSFLFLDDMLDTNFSVQILEQLSKKLAIGYHRTVKNILPVLFLPRNWEEWVHTHPNTAFLSMTRNRSRRLRKKHTIEIHRIRSLREFDLAVEIFFDLHQKNWRSRGMPGSFATEEKREFYRRMGRRFLENGWLQFRFSYLDGRPATAEFGILLDNVYYSLQSGYDPEFRKFNMGHFLLYEIVQWLVNKGVERIEFLRGDEGYKFKWGAQKRYSVTQWVGKRNLPGLAYPLYKKQKHVFKHLLQGVFS; the protein is encoded by the coding sequence GTGAGAGCACAGGTAGAAATCATTCGCTCCTGGGACGAATTCTTGAAGCTGCGGGAAAGCTGGGACGATCTGTTCTGGGCAATGGACGTTAAAAATCCGTTTCTGTCCTGGAGCTGGGTGCAAACCTGGGTGGAAGTTTATGGTCCTTCCTACACCCCCGTAATTTTTGTCATAAAAGACAAGGATCACACGATTGGAATCGTCCCGTTTTATCTTGATCGTCGTTTGCGTCTTGGGTTTTCGCGCCATGGATCCCTTCGCTGGGTTGGGGATCAATTTGTTTCTTCCGAATTTTTGGACGCACTGGCTCCGCACTACCAGAAATACACCGTCTGGTGGAATGTTATTAATGGGCTGCTGGAAACCAATGAGATAGACTGGTCCTTCCTGTTCCTGGATGATATGCTTGATACGAATTTTTCTGTTCAAATTCTGGAACAACTCAGCAAGAAACTGGCCATTGGTTACCATCGGACGGTAAAAAATATTTTGCCGGTGTTGTTTCTGCCGAGGAACTGGGAAGAATGGGTACACACTCATCCCAATACAGCGTTTTTATCGATGACCCGAAATCGCTCACGGCGGCTGCGGAAAAAACATACGATTGAGATTCATCGTATTCGTTCTCTCCGGGAATTTGATCTGGCGGTCGAAATCTTCTTCGATCTCCATCAGAAAAATTGGCGGTCTCGGGGAATGCCCGGTTCGTTCGCGACGGAGGAAAAGCGCGAATTCTACCGCCGGATGGGCCGCCGGTTTTTGGAAAACGGGTGGCTTCAGTTTCGGTTTTCTTATCTGGATGGCCGCCCCGCCACCGCAGAGTTTGGAATTCTTTTGGACAACGTGTACTATTCTCTTCAAAGCGGTTACGATCCCGAATTCAGGAAATTTAACATGGGGCATTTTCTGCTTTATGAAATTGTGCAATGGCTGGTGAACAAGGGGGTTGAGCGCATTGAGTTTTTACGGGGCGACGAAGGGTACAAATTTAAGTGGGGAGCACAAAAACGGTATTCCGTTACCCAGTGGGTGGGAAAGCGGAATTTACCCGGATTGGCCTATCCCCTTTATAAAAAACAGAAACATGTTTTTAAACATTTGCTCCAGGGGGTATTTTCGTGA
- a CDS encoding glycosyltransferase, whose product MNRPIKILYLIDQLTFGGAERHLVQVLQKLDRSRFEPHLWVLHGKWDLLPEVEKLGIPFRHLNVPNILTGQALRKIPYWAGQIREEGFRILHTYLFASNSYGQVLGALAGVPLRVSARREMVTWMRTRHILFSRFVNQWVHHWIVVSKAVAKNVNRVEHIPWNKL is encoded by the coding sequence ATGAACCGCCCCATTAAAATTCTTTATTTAATCGATCAGCTGACGTTCGGGGGAGCGGAGCGGCATCTGGTGCAGGTTCTCCAAAAGCTGGACCGCAGCCGTTTTGAGCCGCATCTTTGGGTGCTGCACGGGAAATGGGACCTTCTGCCTGAGGTGGAAAAACTGGGCATTCCCTTCCGACACCTGAATGTACCCAATATTCTGACCGGGCAGGCGCTTCGTAAAATTCCCTATTGGGCGGGCCAAATCAGGGAAGAAGGGTTCCGGATTTTGCACACGTATCTGTTCGCGTCGAACAGTTACGGACAGGTTTTGGGGGCGTTGGCCGGTGTCCCGCTGCGGGTTAGCGCGCGCCGGGAAATGGTTACCTGGATGAGAACACGGCACATTCTGTTCAGTCGTTTTGTCAATCAATGGGTGCACCACTGGATTGTGGTGTCGAAAGCCGTTGCAAAAAACGTAAACAGGGTGGAACACATTCCGTGGAACAAACTC